One window from the genome of Coleofasciculus chthonoplastes PCC 7420 encodes:
- a CDS encoding HAD-IA family hydrolase has product MIAPDIFLQAARELAVEPENAIAVEDAISGVKAGKAGQFGLVVGVVRDGGGDALRHHGADVVVRDLRDISVTPEKTTQSLPSALEQIGSIENRLRDRQLALFTDYDGTLTPIVQRPEAATLSQDMRSL; this is encoded by the coding sequence TTGATAGCACCCGATATCTTTTTACAAGCCGCCCGTGAACTTGCTGTGGAACCGGAAAATGCGATCGCAGTCGAAGATGCGATATCTGGTGTGAAAGCGGGAAAAGCGGGACAATTTGGTTTAGTCGTCGGTGTGGTGCGCGATGGTGGTGGTGACGCCTTACGCCACCATGGTGCGGATGTCGTGGTTCGCGATTTACGGGATATTTCGGTAACGCCAGAGAAAACGACTCAATCCCTCCCCTCGGCGCTGGAACAGATTGGTTCAATAGAGAATCGGCTGCGCGATCGCCAATTGGCATTATTTACCGATTATGATGGTACGCTGACGCCGATTGTACAACGTCCCGAAGCCGCTACCCTGTCTCAGGACATGCGATCGCTATGA